In Terriglobales bacterium, a single window of DNA contains:
- a CDS encoding DUF2089 family protein translates to MSSEQKTKEWQELAQLTRGRPVVVERVRLTDMDIVVEGSFELPQLARLDLEDQVFITAFVRSHGSIKEMEQIFGVSYPTIKSRLTRIANSLEFVETNPAPTQADILGRLKHGEISAQDAIRELEALK, encoded by the coding sequence ATGTCATCAGAGCAAAAAACCAAAGAATGGCAAGAGCTAGCACAGCTCACCCGAGGGCGGCCTGTTGTGGTTGAGCGAGTCAGGTTGACGGATATGGACATCGTCGTTGAAGGCTCTTTCGAGCTTCCCCAGTTGGCGAGGTTGGACTTGGAAGACCAGGTCTTTATCACCGCATTTGTGCGTAGCCACGGATCCATCAAGGAGATGGAGCAGATTTTCGGTGTCAGCTATCCGACCATTAAATCCCGGCTCACGCGGATCGCCAACAGTCTGGAATTCGTCGAAACCAATCCTGCACCCACCCAGGCTGACATTCTGGGACGGCTCAAGCACGGCGAGATCAGCGCGCAAGATGCCATCCGCGAACTGGAGGCGTTGAAATGA